The Thiomonas sp. FB-Cd genome includes a window with the following:
- the atpE gene encoding F0F1 ATP synthase subunit C — protein sequence MEHVLGYVALAAGLIIGLGANGACIGIGIMGSKYLESAARQPELMNELQTKMFLLAGLIDAAFLIGVGLAMMFTFANPFVLK from the coding sequence ATGGAACACGTTCTCGGTTACGTCGCTTTGGCCGCTGGTCTGATCATCGGTCTGGGTGCCAACGGCGCCTGTATCGGCATCGGCATCATGGGTAGCAAGTATCTGGAATCCGCCGCGCGCCAGCCCGAGCTGATGAACGAACTGCAAACCAAGATGTTCCTGCTGGCCGGCCTGATCGACGCCGCCTTCCTGATCGGTGTTGGCCTGGCGATGATGTTCACGTTCGCCAACCCGTTTGTTCTGAAGTAA
- a CDS encoding F0F1 ATP synthase subunit B: MHLDATLIAQLVVFLLLAWFTAKFVWPPITRALDERAKKIADGLAAADRAKAELASANQAVEQELARSHHESAQRLAEAERRAQAMIEEARKKAEEAGQGIIAQAKAEAEQQLIKARETLRDQVAGLAVKGAEAILHREVNPQVHADLLARLKAEL, encoded by the coding sequence ATGCATCTGGACGCAACACTGATTGCGCAGCTCGTGGTGTTCTTGCTGCTGGCGTGGTTCACGGCAAAGTTCGTGTGGCCACCCATCACGAGGGCCCTGGACGAGCGCGCCAAGAAAATCGCAGACGGTCTGGCCGCGGCTGACCGTGCCAAGGCCGAGCTGGCATCTGCCAACCAGGCCGTCGAGCAAGAGCTCGCACGCTCGCATCACGAGAGTGCTCAGCGCCTAGCTGAAGCCGAGCGTCGCGCGCAGGCCATGATCGAGGAGGCACGCAAAAAGGCGGAGGAAGCCGGCCAGGGCATCATCGCCCAGGCCAAGGCCGAAGCCGAGCAGCAACTGATCAAGGCACGCGAGACCCTGCGCGATCAGGTCGCGGGGTTAGCTGTCAAAGGCGCTGAGGCCATCCTGCATCGGGAGGTCAACCCGCAGGTGCATGCCGATCTCCTTGCCCGGCTCAAGGCCGAGCTGTGA
- a CDS encoding F0F1 ATP synthase subunit delta: MAELATIARPYAEAIFQATHGRTGEASLEAISQSLDALAAIARDPQVRSLAGDPQLSPDRLAALMVSAMPQQPSTAVRNMLQVVLENRRLAALPDIAEQFHQLKDAAQHCVEAVISSAFELDQAQLDALLPALERKFGRKLYPRVEVDPSLIGGVRVTVGDEVLDTSVRARLDSMRIALTA, translated from the coding sequence ATGGCTGAACTTGCCACCATTGCACGGCCCTACGCCGAAGCCATCTTCCAGGCCACCCACGGACGCACGGGCGAAGCTTCGCTGGAAGCCATTTCGCAGTCCCTCGACGCCCTTGCGGCGATCGCGCGTGATCCGCAGGTGCGCAGCCTGGCAGGCGACCCGCAGCTCTCCCCCGATCGGCTTGCCGCGTTGATGGTGTCCGCCATGCCGCAGCAACCCAGCACAGCGGTGCGCAACATGCTGCAAGTGGTGCTGGAAAATCGCCGCCTGGCCGCGCTGCCTGACATCGCCGAGCAGTTTCATCAACTCAAGGACGCCGCGCAGCATTGTGTCGAAGCCGTCATCAGCAGCGCTTTCGAACTCGATCAAGCTCAGCTCGACGCCTTGTTGCCGGCGCTCGAGCGCAAATTTGGCCGCAAGCTCTACCCCAGGGTCGAGGTTGACCCCAGTCTGATCGGTGGCGTGCGCGTGACCGTGGGCGATGAGGTGCTCGACACCTCTGTGCGCGCACGTCTCGACTCCATGCGCATCGCCCTCACAGCGTAA
- the atpA gene encoding F0F1 ATP synthase subunit alpha yields MQLNPAEISELIKSRIEGLGATADVKNQGTVVSVSDGIVRVHGLSDVMQGEMLEFPANKDGQPTYGLALNLERDSVGAVILGEYGHISEGGTVKCTGQILSVPVGPELIGRVVNTLGVPIDGKGPVNAKLTDVVEKVAPGVIWRKSVSQPVQTGIKAIDAMVPVGRGQRELIIGDRQTGKTAVAVDSIISQKGKDLICIYVAVGQKASTVANVVRKLQEFGAMDYTIVVAATASDSAAMQYLAPYAGCTMGEYFRDRGQDALVIYDDLTKQAWAYRQISLLLRRPPGREAYPGDVFYLHSRLLERAARVNEEYVEKFTNGEVKGKTGSLTALPIIETQAGDVSAFVPTNVISITDGQIFLETDLFNAGVRPAINAGVSVSRVGGAAQTKVIKKLSGGIRTDLAQYRELAAFAQFASDLDDATRRQLERGRRVVELLKQPQYQPVQVWQLAASLYAVNNGYLDDIDVKQILGFEKGLHDHLQSKHAALVESIEAKKDLVKDDEATLKEAIAEFKKSGAY; encoded by the coding sequence ATGCAACTCAATCCCGCAGAAATTTCCGAACTCATCAAAAGCCGCATTGAAGGCTTGGGTGCGACCGCCGATGTCAAGAACCAGGGGACCGTGGTGTCCGTGTCCGACGGGATCGTGCGCGTGCATGGCCTGTCTGACGTGATGCAGGGCGAAATGCTCGAATTCCCTGCCAACAAGGACGGCCAACCCACGTACGGCCTGGCCCTTAACCTTGAGCGCGACTCGGTCGGCGCTGTGATCCTGGGTGAATATGGCCACATTTCCGAGGGCGGCACCGTCAAATGCACAGGCCAGATCCTCTCGGTGCCTGTCGGCCCTGAGCTCATCGGACGCGTCGTCAATACCCTGGGCGTGCCCATCGACGGCAAAGGCCCGGTGAATGCCAAGCTCACCGATGTGGTGGAAAAAGTTGCCCCCGGCGTGATCTGGCGCAAATCGGTATCGCAGCCTGTGCAAACCGGCATCAAGGCGATCGACGCCATGGTGCCCGTCGGTCGCGGCCAGCGCGAACTCATCATCGGCGACCGCCAAACCGGCAAGACAGCCGTCGCCGTGGATTCGATCATCAGCCAGAAGGGCAAGGATCTGATCTGTATTTACGTGGCCGTAGGCCAGAAGGCGTCCACGGTGGCCAATGTGGTGCGCAAGTTGCAGGAATTCGGCGCAATGGATTACACCATTGTTGTCGCGGCCACCGCGTCCGACTCTGCCGCCATGCAATACCTGGCTCCCTACGCCGGTTGCACGATGGGCGAATATTTCCGCGATCGCGGCCAGGACGCCCTGGTGATCTATGACGATCTGACCAAGCAGGCCTGGGCCTACCGGCAGATCTCCCTGCTGCTGCGCCGCCCGCCGGGCCGTGAGGCCTATCCTGGCGACGTGTTCTACCTGCACAGCCGCCTGCTTGAGCGCGCAGCCCGAGTAAACGAGGAGTATGTCGAGAAATTCACCAACGGCGAGGTCAAAGGAAAGACCGGGTCGCTCACGGCGTTGCCGATCATCGAAACGCAAGCCGGTGACGTCTCCGCCTTCGTGCCGACCAACGTGATCTCGATCACCGACGGCCAGATTTTCCTGGAAACAGACCTGTTCAATGCTGGCGTGCGGCCTGCCATCAACGCGGGCGTATCGGTGTCACGCGTGGGCGGGGCGGCACAGACCAAGGTCATCAAGAAACTCTCCGGTGGCATCCGGACCGATTTGGCGCAATACCGCGAACTTGCCGCGTTCGCCCAATTTGCCTCGGACCTGGACGATGCCACTCGCCGCCAGCTCGAGCGGGGGCGCCGCGTCGTGGAATTGCTCAAGCAGCCCCAGTACCAGCCTGTGCAGGTATGGCAGCTTGCCGCGTCGCTGTACGCGGTCAACAACGGCTATCTGGATGACATTGACGTCAAGCAGATTCTGGGTTTCGAAAAGGGCCTGCATGACCACCTGCAGTCGAAGCATGCTGCGCTCGTGGAGAGCATCGAAGCGAAGAAGGATCTGGTGAAAGATGACGAGGCAACCCTGAAGGAGGCAATCGCCGAATTCAAGAAGAGCGGTGCGTACTGA
- the atpG gene encoding F0F1 ATP synthase subunit gamma, protein MPGMKEVRVKIKSVQNTRKITKAMEMVAASKMRKAQERMRAARPYAERVRAITANLSQANPEYSHPFLVARTPMRNVGVILVTTDKGLCGGLNTNILRALTQQIKEWQAQGLTVKACAIGNKGLQFLNRLGINVLSQAVQMGDKPHLDKLVGPVKVLLDAYEREEIDAVYIAFSSFINTMKQQPQVEPLVPLPKRAMTTSEAERKQYGWDYIYEPDAKPVIDALLVRYIEALVYQSVTENMACEQSARMVAMKSASDNAKTVINELQLVYNKSRQAAITKELSEIVGGAAAV, encoded by the coding sequence ATGCCTGGAATGAAAGAAGTTCGCGTCAAGATCAAGAGCGTGCAAAACACGCGCAAGATCACCAAGGCGATGGAAATGGTCGCTGCCTCCAAGATGCGCAAGGCGCAGGAGCGCATGCGCGCCGCGCGGCCCTACGCCGAGCGGGTGCGTGCGATTACAGCCAACCTCAGCCAAGCCAACCCGGAGTACAGCCACCCCTTTCTGGTGGCACGCACGCCGATGCGCAATGTGGGCGTGATCCTGGTCACCACAGACAAAGGTCTGTGCGGAGGCCTGAACACCAACATCTTGCGTGCATTAACCCAGCAGATCAAGGAATGGCAGGCCCAAGGCCTGACCGTGAAGGCCTGCGCCATTGGAAACAAAGGCCTCCAATTCCTCAACCGCCTTGGTATCAATGTCCTGTCCCAGGCCGTGCAGATGGGCGACAAGCCCCATTTGGACAAACTGGTCGGCCCCGTCAAGGTGCTGCTCGACGCCTATGAGCGCGAGGAAATTGATGCGGTCTACATCGCGTTCAGCAGCTTCATCAACACCATGAAGCAGCAGCCACAGGTGGAGCCCCTCGTCCCGCTGCCGAAAAGGGCGATGACGACTTCGGAGGCGGAACGTAAGCAATATGGCTGGGACTACATCTACGAGCCCGATGCCAAACCGGTGATCGACGCACTGCTCGTGCGCTACATCGAGGCGCTGGTCTACCAGTCCGTCACCGAAAACATGGCTTGCGAGCAATCAGCACGCATGGTGGCGATGAAGTCGGCTTCCGACAATGCCAAGACCGTGATCAACGAGTTGCAGTTGGTCTACAACAAAAGTCGCCAAGCCGCCATTACGAAGGAATTGTCTGAAATCGTCGGAGGCGCTGCCGCCGTCTAA
- the atpD gene encoding F0F1 ATP synthase subunit beta → MTTAQTQGKIVQCIGAVIDIEFPREHMPAIYEALRLADDQELGLAEKGVTFEVQQQIGDGVVRTIALGSTDGLRRGMRVGATGAPISVPVGQGTLGRIMDVLGRPIDEAGPIQCDEVRSIHAKAPKFDELSPSVDLLETGIKVIDLVCPFAKGGKVGLFGGAGVGKTVNMMELINNIAKQHSGLSVFAGVGERTREGNDFYHEMEESKVLDKVAMVFGQMNEPPGNRLRVALTGLTMAEKFRDEGRDILFFVDNIYRYTLAGVEVSALLGRMPSAVGYQPTLAEEMGVLQERITSTKNGSITSIQAVYVPADDLTDPSPATTFNHLDATVVLSRDIASLGIYPAVDPLDSTSRQIDPNVIGDEHYSTTRAVQGILQRYKELRDIIAILGMDELSPEDKLTVARARKIQRFLSQPFHVAEVFTGSPGKYVPLKETIRGFKMIVNGECDALPEQAFYMVGTIDEAFEKAKKLN, encoded by the coding sequence ATGACCACGGCCCAAACCCAAGGCAAGATCGTCCAGTGCATCGGCGCTGTGATCGATATCGAATTCCCACGCGAGCACATGCCCGCCATCTATGAAGCCCTGCGCCTGGCAGACGACCAGGAGTTGGGTCTGGCGGAAAAGGGTGTGACGTTCGAGGTGCAGCAGCAGATCGGTGATGGTGTTGTGCGCACCATCGCGCTGGGCTCCACCGACGGGCTGCGCCGTGGCATGCGCGTAGGCGCCACCGGTGCTCCGATCTCCGTCCCGGTCGGCCAAGGCACGCTCGGCCGCATCATGGACGTGCTGGGCCGCCCCATCGACGAGGCCGGCCCCATTCAATGCGATGAGGTGCGGTCCATCCACGCCAAAGCGCCCAAATTCGACGAACTTTCGCCGTCGGTGGATCTGCTCGAGACCGGCATCAAGGTGATCGACCTGGTCTGCCCCTTCGCCAAGGGTGGCAAGGTCGGCCTGTTCGGCGGTGCCGGGGTGGGCAAGACCGTCAACATGATGGAACTCATCAACAACATTGCCAAGCAGCACAGCGGATTGTCCGTATTCGCTGGCGTCGGCGAGCGCACCCGTGAGGGCAACGACTTTTACCATGAGATGGAAGAGTCGAAAGTGCTGGACAAGGTGGCGATGGTGTTCGGGCAGATGAACGAGCCCCCTGGCAACCGTCTGCGCGTAGCGCTCACGGGGCTGACGATGGCCGAGAAGTTCCGCGATGAAGGCCGCGACATTCTGTTCTTCGTCGACAACATCTACCGCTACACCCTGGCAGGCGTGGAAGTGTCAGCGCTGCTGGGCCGCATGCCTTCTGCCGTGGGTTACCAGCCGACGCTGGCAGAAGAAATGGGCGTGTTGCAGGAGCGCATCACCTCCACCAAGAACGGATCGATCACGTCGATCCAGGCGGTGTACGTGCCGGCCGATGACTTGACCGACCCGTCTCCTGCCACAACGTTCAACCACCTCGACGCCACCGTGGTTCTTTCCCGCGATATTGCATCGCTGGGCATTTACCCCGCTGTGGATCCGCTGGATTCCACGAGCCGGCAAATCGACCCGAACGTCATTGGTGACGAGCACTACTCAACGACGCGCGCGGTCCAGGGCATTCTGCAGCGCTACAAGGAACTGCGCGACATCATCGCCATTTTGGGCATGGACGAACTTTCCCCCGAGGACAAGCTCACCGTGGCACGCGCGCGAAAGATCCAGCGCTTTCTCTCCCAGCCGTTCCATGTGGCCGAGGTGTTTACCGGATCTCCCGGGAAGTACGTCCCCCTGAAGGAAACCATTCGCGGCTTCAAGATGATCGTGAACGGCGAATGCGATGCTCTTCCCGAGCAGGCGTTTTATATGGTCGGCACCATCGACGAAGCTTTTGAGAAGGCCAAAAAGCTGAACTGA
- a CDS encoding F0F1 ATP synthase subunit epsilon → MNTFQIDVVSAEELIYSGQARFVALPGESGELGILAGHTPLITRIKPGAVRIERADGSKTEDEFVFVAGGILEVQPKHVTVLADTAIRGKDLDEAKAQEALKLAQENRAHAQEKQDIAVVEGELAMLAAQLAAIRKLRNRPH, encoded by the coding sequence ATGAACACTTTTCAAATTGACGTGGTCAGCGCGGAAGAGCTGATCTATTCCGGGCAGGCCCGGTTCGTCGCGCTGCCCGGGGAGTCGGGCGAGCTCGGTATTTTGGCTGGCCACACCCCGCTGATCACCCGCATCAAGCCAGGCGCCGTGCGCATCGAGCGTGCCGACGGCAGCAAGACCGAAGACGAGTTTGTGTTCGTCGCTGGCGGCATACTTGAAGTGCAACCCAAGCACGTCACGGTACTGGCCGACACCGCCATCCGCGGCAAGGACCTGGACGAGGCCAAGGCCCAGGAGGCGCTGAAATTGGCCCAGGAAAACCGGGCACATGCCCAGGAAAAGCAGGACATTGCAGTGGTTGAGGGTGAACTCGCGATGTTGGCAGCACAGCTCGCGGCCATACGCAAGCTGCGTAACCGCCCGCACTGA
- the tnpA gene encoding IS200/IS605 family transposase — protein MQDAHSSSSHAVYSIKLHIVFVTKYRRKTLTPELLGYLRGAFVDCLAAWRCHLIEFGGESDHVHLLIDIHPALNISVLINNLKTASARRARARFAQHLSAFYSKPLFWHRAYYVGSVGGATLETVRAYVDARGTVEHARKSEAKRRKPPA, from the coding sequence ATGCAAGATGCGCATTCGTCGAGCTCCCATGCTGTTTACAGCATTAAGCTACACATCGTTTTCGTGACCAAGTACCGACGCAAGACGCTCACACCAGAATTGCTCGGCTACTTGCGCGGCGCGTTCGTCGACTGCCTTGCGGCGTGGCGATGCCATCTCATCGAGTTCGGCGGCGAGAGCGACCATGTGCACTTGCTGATCGACATCCATCCGGCGCTGAACATTTCGGTGTTGATCAACAACCTCAAGACCGCCAGCGCACGTCGCGCTCGCGCCCGATTCGCGCAGCATCTCAGCGCGTTCTACTCCAAGCCGCTGTTCTGGCACCGCGCCTACTACGTGGGCAGCGTGGGGGGTGCGACGCTTGAGACCGTCCGCGCCTACGTGGACGCGCGGGGCACCGTCGAGCATGCGCGCAAGTCCGAAGCAAAAAGAAGAAAACCGCCCGCTTGA
- the rfbC gene encoding dTDP-4-dehydrorhamnose 3,5-epimerase yields the protein MPYTVTPTSLPEVLILEPKVFGDARGFFFESYNRRDFQAATGLDVEFVQDNHSRSARGVLRGIHYQLVQPQGKLVRVTAGSVWDVAVDLRKSSQRFGQWAGVELSADNKRQLWVPPGFGHAFLTLSEHAEFLYKTTNYWCPEHERSVVWNDPTLAIAWPLAAVGQPQLAAKDAAAVGLHSAVVYD from the coding sequence ATGCCCTACACCGTCACCCCAACCTCGCTGCCTGAAGTCCTCATCCTGGAGCCCAAGGTTTTCGGCGATGCCCGCGGCTTTTTCTTCGAGAGCTACAACCGGCGCGATTTTCAAGCAGCCACCGGATTGGATGTGGAGTTCGTGCAGGACAACCACTCACGCTCCGCGCGTGGCGTGCTGCGCGGCATCCATTACCAGCTGGTTCAACCCCAAGGCAAGCTGGTGCGGGTGACAGCGGGCAGCGTGTGGGACGTCGCCGTGGACCTGCGGAAGAGTTCCCAGCGCTTCGGCCAGTGGGCGGGCGTGGAACTCAGCGCTGACAACAAGCGCCAACTTTGGGTTCCGCCCGGGTTCGGCCATGCCTTCCTGACCCTGAGCGAGCACGCCGAATTTCTGTACAAAACGACCAACTACTGGTGCCCTGAGCATGAACGCAGCGTGGTGTGGAACGACCCGACACTGGCCATCGCCTGGCCGCTTGCGGCGGTCGGTCAGCCCCAGCTTGCCGCCAAGGACGCTGCGGCGGTCGGCCTGCACTCCGCAGTGGTGTATGACTGA
- the rfbA gene encoding glucose-1-phosphate thymidylyltransferase RfbA, with protein MTALPTRKGIILAGGSGTRLYPVTQAVSKQLLPVYDKPMIYYPLSALMLAGMRDVLIISTPQDTPRFTQLLGDGSQWGLNLNYAVQASPDGLAQAFVIGRRFVGHALSSLVLGDNLFWGHDFQTRLLQAGSQQEGATVFAYHVLDPERYGVVEFDAAGRAISIEEKPTQPKSNYAVTGLYFYDNAVLDIAASLKPSARGELEITDVNRVYLEQGRLQVQTLGRGYAWLDTGTHESLLDAGQFIATIERRQGLKVACPEEIAFRQGWIDAEQLQRLAEPMKKNGYGQYLLRLLSEPIR; from the coding sequence ATGACAGCACTCCCAACCCGCAAAGGCATCATTCTTGCCGGCGGCTCAGGCACGCGTTTGTATCCGGTTACGCAGGCGGTGAGCAAGCAGCTGCTTCCCGTGTATGACAAGCCGATGATCTATTACCCCCTATCGGCACTCATGCTCGCCGGTATGCGCGACGTGCTGATCATATCCACGCCACAGGACACGCCCCGCTTCACCCAACTGCTGGGTGATGGGAGCCAATGGGGGTTGAATCTGAACTATGCGGTCCAAGCTTCGCCCGACGGCTTGGCGCAAGCCTTTGTCATCGGACGCCGCTTCGTCGGTCATGCGCTGTCCAGCCTGGTGCTGGGCGACAACCTTTTTTGGGGCCACGACTTCCAGACCCGGTTGCTGCAAGCGGGCAGCCAGCAGGAGGGCGCCACAGTCTTTGCGTACCACGTACTCGATCCTGAGCGCTACGGCGTGGTGGAGTTTGACGCAGCCGGCCGCGCAATCAGCATCGAAGAAAAGCCCACCCAGCCGAAGAGCAACTACGCCGTCACCGGCCTTTACTTTTACGACAACGCCGTACTCGACATTGCCGCAAGCCTCAAGCCTTCGGCACGTGGCGAACTGGAAATCACGGACGTCAACCGCGTGTACCTGGAACAAGGACGCTTACAGGTGCAGACCTTGGGCCGCGGCTACGCCTGGCTTGACACGGGCACGCACGAGAGCCTGCTTGACGCCGGCCAGTTCATCGCCACCATCGAAAGGCGACAGGGCCTGAAAGTGGCCTGCCCGGAGGAAATTGCGTTCCGGCAAGGGTGGATCGATGCCGAGCAGCTTCAGCGCTTGGCCGAGCCGATGAAGAAAAACGGCTATGGCCAGTACCTGCTTCGCCTGCTCTCCGAGCCCATCCGCTGA
- a CDS encoding enoyl-CoA hydratase, producing the protein MIFDNLLTETHGRVALIRLNRPKQLNALNDALMDDLGAALAAFDADDAIACIVLTGSDKAFAAGADIAAMAEKSFMQAYREDFITRNWERMRSVRKPVIAAVAGYALGGGCELAMMCDFIIAADSAQFGQPEIKIGIIPGAGGTQRLPRAVGKSKAMDMVLTARMMSAAEAERAGLVSRVVPAATLLDEALAAAQSIADYPMHAVIMAKECVNRAFEAPLSEGLLFERRGFHSLFATHDQKEGMAAFLAKRPPKFENR; encoded by the coding sequence ATGATCTTTGACAACTTGCTTACCGAGACCCACGGACGCGTTGCACTCATCCGCCTCAACCGTCCCAAACAACTCAATGCACTGAACGACGCGCTGATGGACGATCTCGGCGCCGCGCTTGCGGCGTTCGATGCTGACGACGCCATCGCGTGCATCGTTCTCACCGGCAGTGACAAGGCATTCGCCGCGGGAGCTGACATCGCCGCCATGGCCGAGAAGAGTTTCATGCAGGCCTATCGTGAGGATTTCATCACACGCAATTGGGAACGCATGCGCAGCGTGCGAAAGCCGGTGATCGCCGCGGTGGCCGGCTACGCGTTGGGTGGTGGCTGCGAGCTGGCGATGATGTGTGATTTCATCATCGCGGCTGACAGCGCCCAATTCGGCCAGCCCGAAATCAAGATTGGCATCATTCCCGGTGCTGGTGGAACCCAGCGCTTGCCGCGTGCCGTGGGCAAAAGCAAGGCCATGGATATGGTGCTCACCGCGCGCATGATGAGCGCAGCTGAAGCCGAGCGTGCCGGCCTCGTGTCGCGTGTGGTGCCCGCTGCCACGCTTCTCGATGAGGCGCTGGCAGCAGCGCAGAGCATTGCCGACTACCCGATGCACGCGGTGATCATGGCCAAGGAGTGCGTCAATCGAGCGTTCGAGGCGCCGCTGTCGGAAGGGCTTCTGTTCGAGCGCCGCGGGTTCCACAGCCTGTTCGCCACGCATGACCAGAAAGAAGGCATGGCAGCTTTTCTCGCCAAGCGCCCGCCAAAGTTCGAGAACCGGTGA
- a CDS encoding M61 family metallopeptidase, with protein MTIPARAHNKARDVRSSRPPLSSSLPQRTGPAYTIRMDAQHAHLFAVELELANPDPDGQLVWLPVWIAGSYLVREFARHVLRVEAICKGRPVALRKLAKNRWRAAPCKGSLLLRWTVYARDASVRTAFLDASRAFFNPSSVLLAAAGHEHLPHTLRVEPPAQKPGWSVATALAAVDVDARGFGLYQADNYNELIDHPFEIGQLLRLRFRAHGTPHEMVIAHADRLHDQIDARRLAADLRRICETEIALFEPERPRAPFARYTFLVAPSSNGYGGLEHASSTALICSESDLPHPSESAQRSAGYRQFLGLCSHEYFHAWNVKRIRPQALTPYDLERENTTGLLWLFEGFTSYYDDLVLRRADLITPQQYLDLLGRAINAVQGTPGRRVQNLTEASFDAWIKFYRPDENTPNSSVSYYVLGSLFALALDLTLRTRSRCTLDDVMRLLWRRYGRTQAPLSQQGVPEDALPALVHEATGLDLRAFFARHVDGVHELPLERLLAAAGVRWTRAEPDALSSLGLRLDDAQGWPKVRQVLTDSWAQQAGLAPEDIVLAVNGQRASPETLKRMYARARQGSVWQVHAMRDARLVELQAPLPAPTPGAVQLGLADKPSAAARRLRRTWLGA; from the coding sequence ATGACCATACCCGCCCGTGCGCACAACAAGGCCCGCGATGTGCGATCCAGCCGGCCACCTCTGTCCTCATCGCTGCCGCAGCGGACTGGCCCCGCCTACACGATACGCATGGATGCGCAGCATGCCCATCTGTTCGCCGTGGAGCTCGAACTCGCCAATCCCGATCCTGATGGCCAACTCGTCTGGCTCCCGGTGTGGATTGCCGGGAGCTACCTGGTACGGGAGTTCGCCCGGCATGTACTGCGCGTCGAGGCAATTTGCAAGGGCAGGCCGGTGGCGCTGCGCAAACTGGCAAAGAACCGCTGGCGTGCTGCACCTTGCAAGGGTTCTTTGCTTCTACGCTGGACGGTGTATGCGCGTGATGCTTCGGTGCGCACTGCATTCCTGGACGCCTCGCGCGCCTTTTTCAATCCGTCCAGCGTGCTCCTGGCGGCGGCTGGACATGAACATTTGCCGCATACGCTGCGCGTCGAGCCTCCGGCCCAGAAACCCGGCTGGAGCGTCGCCACCGCGCTTGCCGCGGTGGACGTGGACGCGCGTGGTTTCGGGTTGTACCAAGCGGACAACTACAACGAGCTGATCGACCACCCATTCGAGATTGGACAGCTTCTACGCCTGCGTTTTCGCGCGCATGGCACGCCGCACGAAATGGTCATTGCACATGCCGATCGGCTGCACGACCAGATCGACGCGCGCCGGCTGGCGGCGGACTTGCGGCGCATCTGCGAGACGGAGATCGCCTTGTTCGAGCCAGAACGGCCACGCGCGCCGTTTGCACGCTATACATTTTTGGTGGCGCCCAGTTCGAACGGCTATGGTGGCCTGGAGCATGCATCAAGCACCGCCCTGATCTGCAGCGAGTCCGATCTGCCCCACCCCTCCGAGTCGGCCCAGCGCAGCGCAGGGTACCGGCAATTCCTGGGGCTTTGCAGCCATGAATATTTTCACGCCTGGAATGTCAAGCGGATCCGGCCGCAGGCCCTCACTCCGTATGATCTGGAACGCGAAAACACGACGGGCCTGCTCTGGCTCTTCGAGGGTTTCACGTCCTACTACGACGACCTCGTCTTGCGCCGCGCCGATCTGATCACGCCACAGCAATACCTGGACTTGCTCGGTCGCGCCATCAATGCCGTGCAGGGCACGCCGGGGCGGCGCGTGCAAAATCTGACCGAGGCAAGCTTCGACGCATGGATCAAGTTCTATCGGCCCGACGAAAACACCCCCAACTCCAGCGTCAGTTACTACGTCCTGGGCAGCTTGTTTGCTCTCGCGCTGGACCTGACCTTGCGCACCCGCAGCCGCTGCACCCTGGATGACGTCATGCGGCTCTTGTGGCGCCGCTATGGCCGCACGCAGGCGCCACTGAGCCAACAAGGCGTTCCAGAAGATGCGCTTCCCGCGCTGGTGCACGAGGCCACCGGACTGGACTTGCGCGCATTTTTCGCGCGCCACGTGGACGGCGTGCACGAACTTCCGCTGGAGCGCTTGTTGGCTGCGGCTGGTGTGCGTTGGACCCGTGCGGAGCCTGACGCCCTCTCCAGCCTGGGCCTGCGCTTGGACGATGCGCAAGGATGGCCCAAGGTGCGCCAAGTGCTGACGGATTCGTGGGCACAGCAAGCGGGGCTTGCGCCCGAAGATATCGTGCTGGCAGTCAACGGCCAGCGAGCCAGCCCCGAGACGCTCAAGCGCATGTACGCGCGCGCCAGGCAAGGCAGCGTGTGGCAGGTGCACGCCATGCGCGATGCGCGCCTGGTCGAACTCCAGGCGCCGCTCCCGGCACCCACGCCGGGAGCGGTGCAACTCGGCCTGGCCGACAAGCCAAGCGCAGCCGCCCGACGGCTGCGCCGAACTTGGCTCGGGGCCTGA